From one Rosa rugosa chromosome 4, drRosRugo1.1, whole genome shotgun sequence genomic stretch:
- the LOC133746253 gene encoding uncharacterized protein LOC133746253 — MADPTQPEFDILDSEGLEYHRWVSDMETAFVAKDYTATITDPKDDELSNKVKSNALMFLRRHIDPSLRWEYLQLKTPKKLWDALKGRFGNIHDTLLPELAVQWNGICLLDYKRVNDFNKDMLRLQARLNFCGREITEDDMIYKTLSTFPTSALILADQYRLEYDNKRITTFKKLISLLQVAERQNEDLLHNNARPTGTKKIPEANYGKIKGGKNSNAKRFERADPYPRGNNAPRGKGRGGDGNKVQKAPKNPSVKQDRVGNEPCYRCGIIGHWYKNCQASNIVAATYKRYRESKEQETHYMEEGGHDSDVNLTIADLNGNKELAQSMDALDFD; from the coding sequence atggctgatccaactcaaCCTGAGtttgacatcttggactcagaaggacttgagtaccatcgttgggtttccgatatggaaactgcctttgtggcaaaagactacactgcaaCCATTACTGAtcccaaagatgatgaactatctaacaaggtgaaatcaaatgccttaatgtttcttaggcgacatattgatcctagcctacgctgggagtaccttcagttgaagacacccaaaaaactgtgggatgcccttaagggacgttttgggaacattcatgacactttgctcccagaactggctgttcagtggaatggaatctgcttgcttgactataaaagggtcaatgacttcaacaaggacatgttgcgcctacaggcacgtctcaatttctgtggaagggaaatcacagaagatgatatgatctacaagactctttccacctttcctacttcagcgCTTATACTAGCggaccagtataggctggagtatgacaacaaaagaatcacaaccttcaaaaAGCTGAtcagcctactgcaagtggctgagaggcaaaATGAGGATCTCTTGCACAACAATGCTAGGCCcactgggacaaagaaaattcccgaggctaattatggaaaaataaaaggtggaaagaactccAATGCAAAGAGGTTTGAACGTGccgatccctacccacgtggcaacaatgcaccacgtggaaagggacgtggaggtgatggaaacaaggtgcaaaaggcacctaagaacccttcagtcaaacaggatagagttggcaatgaaccatgctataggtgtggaatcattgggcattggtacaagaactgccaagcaagcaacatagttgcagccacttacaagagatatagggagtctaaagaacaagaaactcactatatggaagaaggaggccatgactcagatgtcaacctcacaattgcagacctcaatggcaacaaggaacttgctcagtcaatggatgcacTAGATTTTGATTGA